Below is a genomic region from Treponema sp. OMZ 798.
CGATATAAGCTACCGTGCTACGGTTATTATTATCTGTGTTGTAAGCTTTTTCCTTTCAAACTTCGGCGTCGATAATATTATCTCTATTGCAGGCCCGATTCTTGAAGTTATTTATCCTGTAGCAATTGTTTTGATAGTCTTAAATCTCTTTGCAGAATTTATACCGAACAAGTATTTTTTTCATGGAGCAGTAATAGGAACTCTTTCGATAAGTGTTCTCCAAGGCTGGGTCGCAGCTCAAGATCTTATCAATAATTTGCTTATTAAACTTGAAGCCTTCCCTGCAATGGATCAAGTAGGGATGAGTTTTAATACTACAATTAACGTGCTAAAGACTCTTCCCTTTGAGGGCATAGGATTCCCGTGGCTTCTTCCGGCTCTAGGTTTTTCTCTTTTATTAGGCTTCGGTTATATTATCATGCAAAAAACCGAAAAAGCTCCTTCAATGAAGGGAGACTCTCAAAAAAAGGATGAGTAATGGCTGATATAGAAAAAGTTAATTTATTGGATTTGGATGAAGAAGATTACGATACGGTTTTAGCTCCGGATATCCGGTTTAGCGGTAAGATAGAATGTAAAAAACCGTTTATGATTAAGGGACATGTGGAAGGCTTTTTGGTTTCTACAAGCGATGTAACTGTTGATGAAAATTCTACTGTAAAGGCCAATATCAGGGCCGACAGGGTTGTAATCAAGGGGGCTGTTGAAGGCAATGTTCTAGCCGATACTATGGTTCATGTTTTTTCTTGCGGAAAACTTATAGGCGACGTTACGGCTCCCGAAGTCGTTCTTGAAAGCGGCTGTGTATTTAACGGTATTTGTACCATGACAAAGGATAATCAATTTGGAAGATAAAAAAACAAAAATTAATTTTATCTTTAAATTTACTCTGATTTTTTTTCTGATTTTTGCGGCACCCGTTTTTTCTCAAAATAAGCCGGATGCTCTTGTTTTGTATAAAAACGGCCGCTATGCCGAGGCTGTCGCCGTATGTGAGGCCGAAATTAAGCAGACTCCCAATAATTTGGACAGCTATATTGTAATGACATGGGCTCTATTGGCAGACGGTAAATATCAAAAAACCTATGATATGGCCTTAGCCGGACGTAAAATTGCACAAACCGATCCCCGCCTTATAGCTACTCAAGCCGAGGCCTGTTATCATTTGGGTAAAAATTCCGAAGCTCTTAAACTTTTTCAAGATTATATTTCTTATGCTCCAAACGGGGTTCACATTTCTTCTTCCTATTACTTTATGGGAGAAATATATTTACGGATGGCAAAGTATAGGCATGCAGACATTTCTTTTTCCGTAGCCGTTACCCTTGATTCCTTTAACAGCCTTTGGTGGGTTCGTTTAGGCTATGCCAGAGAGCAGATAAAAGAATACCGATATTCGCTTGAAGCCTACAACAAGGCCTTGAGTTTAAACAAAAACCTCGTTGACGCTCAAAAAGGGCGTGAAAGGGTGTTGCAGCGTTTTTAATCTATGGATAATTTTTTTTCGGTTAGAATCGAAACGCTGGGCTGCCGCTTAAATCAGGTAGAATCGGAAGCCCTTGCCGTCCGCTTTGCCGAGTTCGGTTTTGATGTGTTTTCAAAAGAAACGGATCTTTCGGTTTTGCCCGTAAGGCTTTGTATAGTAAATACATGTACGGTTACGGGAAAGGCTGAGCAAAAAGCGAGGCGCCTTATCCGTCTTTTATTAAAGGAGCACGGCGAGGCTGTCATCCTTGTTACAGGCTGCTATGCAGAGCTTGAAGCCGATTCCATCGAAAAAATAAATGAAAGAATTATAGCCTTTTCGGGCAAAAAAAAAGATGAGCTGGACAGTTTACCTCAATTTTTAAA
It encodes:
- a CDS encoding polymer-forming cytoskeletal protein; the protein is MADIEKVNLLDLDEEDYDTVLAPDIRFSGKIECKKPFMIKGHVEGFLVSTSDVTVDENSTVKANIRADRVVIKGAVEGNVLADTMVHVFSCGKLIGDVTAPEVVLESGCVFNGICTMTKDNQFGR
- a CDS encoding tetratricopeptide repeat protein — encoded protein: MEDKKTKINFIFKFTLIFFLIFAAPVFSQNKPDALVLYKNGRYAEAVAVCEAEIKQTPNNLDSYIVMTWALLADGKYQKTYDMALAGRKIAQTDPRLIATQAEACYHLGKNSEALKLFQDYISYAPNGVHISSSYYFMGEIYLRMAKYRHADISFSVAVTLDSFNSLWWVRLGYAREQIKEYRYSLEAYNKALSLNKNLVDAQKGRERVLQRF